The genomic interval TGGAATTCAAAATTATGAATTAATATCTTACCAGTAGTCTTTTCTGAAGAAGTTAGAGATCAGATTTATTTTTAGCTTAGATTACTCCAGGAGTGCAGCCATTTCTCAGGTAGCCTATATATTTAAATAGTGTGAAAGTTAAATTCAACTGAGACACCATAGACCTGTCATCTCTAGAAATTCTTACACCATGCCACCAATATCACTAATAACATTAATAGTAATGATAATTATAGTATCAATAAAGATGTAACAGCCATTGATCCCATCTCTTACACACATGAGTTTATGAACaagaatatttctgtattttcttagaTCAATTGGATTCTGAGCTTCCTTTCTTTAAGTTAATTATATAAAGGCATTCAACTTTGGTTCTTCTTGGCCTCTCCTCTAGTCCCTAAGGTAGAGGAAAGATCCCAAGCTTTTATGAGGCAGTATGAGTTCTGCATGATAATTCTCCATAGTGTTTATATGTGACCCATGAATTTAAGAGCTCAAAGGTATCCCATCCACAGCCAGGTCATTGACTTCTTGTGAGGTGTCACAATATCTTAGTGTCCTGCAGGGATCACAGAAAGGCAAGGGAGGGATCACTTGCTATTTGGTAGCAGAGATCTCTGCCCCTACCCCTTTAGGGGAGCTATCCTTCTGGTCCTACCATTTCTCAAGACATTCATCTTCTCCAGGATGACCAGCAAGATATCttcaatggttttaaaaatgtatcttgcaaatataaaacataacaGAAACGTGCATCGTATCACCTGTCTTTCTTATtagtcttttcttttggttttaagcTTTTACAAAGACAAGCGTATCTTTGAATTTACTGCTTCTGCCTGGAAAATATGCCTTGCTTCTTCTTTAAAGCTGGCCATAGAGCAGAAGTTAAACAGAGTGAGATAAATAATATCTCAAAAAGGACTCAATAATTGTATGTGCTGAGTCATTGCTAGATACTGAGAGATATCTTATATGCATTGTCTCCAAATCTAATAACAGTCCTGAAAGAAAACCTTTTATAAGTAAGAAAACTGAGAGCCAGATAAGTTCAGAAACTGTCGCGATGATTCACAACTGCAAATGGCAGAGCCAAGGCAAAATCCAGGTCTGTCTGAGAAACCCATTCATTGCTGCCTGCTTGATACCAGCGACAAGCAAATTTGGGATATTTGCTCAAATCTAGACGGATCTCATATACCTCCTTGGGAATGGTTTTGGGGTAGATCCTGCTGATAGACACCCACTAAAAGGTCTGCCATGAGATTCACTTTAAATTCCAGAAAATGATCAATAAGAAGGTTAACTCTTATTCTCCTCCCAAATTGTCTCACTCCAAATGCTGtaaatgcaacaacaacaaaaaaagaaaaatgtatcttgcaaatataaaacataacaGAAACGTGCATCGTATCACCTGTCTTTCTTATtagtcttttcttttggtttggaaACAGACTTTACTTGATGATGCCACCGACCTGTGGGGAATCCGGGTGGCCCGAGTGGAAATCAAAGATGTTCGGATTCCCGTGCAGTTGCAGAGATCCATGGCAGCTGAGGCTGAGGCCACCCGGGAAGCCAGAGCCAAGGTGAGGGCTGTGCAGTTCACACATGGAGGGAGAACCGCCTAGCACTGGGGCCAACAAGGATAGGACTTGAACAGAAGATTGGGTCTCTCAATTATTTTCCTAAGAAAGGGGTTTCTTTTCCCAGTTTTACTGAGAATTTTCCCTGAATTAAAAGGTAACCAGCAGCCTACTGTACCTTGAGGAAGTTTGGTAGCAGGTCTTGCGTTAAGAGGACGCTCAGTAACATACTGAGCGACTTAGCCAAGTAGGTCCCAACTCCAGCCGCATGTCAGTGTTCCCCGGGGagaatttaacaaaacaaaacagaataccAAGTTCCAAGTCTCATTCAAACCCAGGCTTGAAGCAGTCTGGAGTGGGCTAAGAAACCTATATTTTCATAAAGCTGGGGACTTAAATGTAGCCAACATGGAACCTGTCTTGTGCATCGTTGTTCTTATATATTAGATGTTGCTGGAATAAAAGGGGGCAATTAAATACAATGCAGGTAAGAATTACAAAATGGAAGTGTACCCTGGCTCTGAATGTCCTTGAATCTGTTGAGATTCTGGCTTTCATGCCTGTGTGGATAGCTTTCCTGAAGTATCAGAAACCAACTGGGCTTTGAAGCCTGTGTGTATCCTCTTTGGAAACTTACCTGTTAGCTGATGAAGGTGTTTCTttgactcatttctttttttttttttttttttcttttttttttttttttgagacggagtctcgctctgtctcccgggctgtagtgcagtggccggatctcagctcactgcaagctccgcctcccgggttcacgccattctcctgcctcagcctccccagtagctgggactacaggcgcccgccacctcgcccggctagttttttgtattttttagtagagacgggctttcaccgtgttagccaggatgttctcgatctcctgacctcgtgatccgcccgtctcggcctcccaaagtgctgggattacaggtttgagccaccgcgcccggcctctttgacTCATTTCTGACTCACCTCTGGTTTATCTGCTAAGCTCCAGCAGCTTCCAAGAAGGGATTCGGCAATGAGAGAAGAGAGATCACTTTTGCACACGGGCAGATGGCCACAGATAGGGCAACTGAATCACTCTTGGACAGTCTGAGAGCTCGAAAGAGTGATGTACTTAAGAGATTGCCAGTGTTACAAGGGCTGGCACTTATTGCTACTTGTAATCAAGAGCCAGGAGAACTAGAAACAATTCTCGGTTTGTAAGAATGACACCAAAGTGGCAACAGAATGAACTTAAAAACATCTAAGATAAGTAAAAATGATCAAAAGGTCAGTTAGAGGCCTTGAATTTCAGACGTCTCTGGAAATGAACGCAGCAAGTTGTGAGGCTCCAAAGTGCTTTaaggcggctgggcgcggtggctcaagcctgtaatcccagcactttgggaggccgagacgggcggatcacgaggtcaggagatcgagaccatcctggctaacactgtgaaaccccgtctctactaaaaaatacaaaaaactagccgggcgaggtggcgggcgcctgtagtcccagctacttgggaggctgaggcaggagaatggcgtgaacccgggaggcggagcttgcagtgagctgagatccggccactgcactccagcctgggagacagagtgagactccgtctcaaaaaaaaaaaaaaaaaaaaaaaaaaaaaaaaaaaaaaaaggcattagtAGGGTATGTGCCAAGTATTCATTTGTATTCAAGAGAGTACTTTTACGTTTGTTTGACAATAAAATCTAGGGACctatcatttgtaaaatataactCCTTACTTCCTGCAACCTCCTTGAATTTCTCTAATTACGTTAGGAAGTGAAACTCTTATCCTGGCCAAAGAAGTAGATGAAACACATGTGGCAACATGGGGACTAGGGAGAGGGGTATCAATACAGACCCAGGAAAAAAAGGCACTAGTTACAGtgtaaagttttatttctgagcaatttttttctgtcatttcaggTCCTTGCAGCTGAAGGAGAAATGAATGCTTCCAAATCCCTGAAATCAGCCTCCATGGTGCTGGCTGAGTCTCCCATAGCTCTCCAGCTGCGCTACCTGCAGACCTTGAGCACAGTAGCCACCGAGAAGAATTCTACAATTGTGTTTCCGCTGCCCATGAATATACTAGAGGGCATTGGTGGGGTCAGCTATGATAACCACAAGAAGCTTCCAAATAAAGCCCGAGGTCCTCTTGCTACCGGTAGCCAGTTATTGCATAGAGAGTGGTATCTATTCCTACGGAGAAGCCAGCAGTTAGAAACGGAGAGAATTCCAACACTATTCATGTAACAGTAACTCCACAGATGGAAGAGCATTGGCAGGAAAAAGCTCTAGAGGctatatggagaaaaaaaaaaaaaaaaaagcaaaaatgtgacctgtatattacttttatttttaggacCATAATCAACTTTGTAATATTCTTCTATAATTAATTAGTAGTGGTCTCTGACTTTATAGCAGGGACTTTCTGGTAATATGAGAAGAAATCATTGGGTGACTGTGACTAATGTTtcagaattactttttttttttttttttttttattatactctaagttctagggtacatgtgcataacgtgcaggtttgttacatatgtatacttatgccatgctggtgtgctgcacccatcaactcgtcagcacccatcaattcatcatttatatcatgtataactccccaatgcaatccctccctcctcccccctcccccctccccatgatagaccccagtgtgtgatgttccccttcccgaattaCTTTTTAACTGTTGTACGAAGCACTCCAGATGATGTATAAAGTAACATAGGCTTCATATTTACActatatatttgctttataattcCAAAGTAGTTATTTGCTAAATCTCCAGTGGTTGCAATCAAACCCCACAATGCTGAAAACAGATTGATTTTGATGTTAAGAACAAAAGAAGTATGGAAACTTCTAGGCTCAGACATGTCCCCTGTGCCACAAGGCAAACTGCGTTCAGCCCACAGTCCAGGTCTCTTGCTGCATGTCCTGCAGGGAGTGGCCAACTCTCCACCTCCCAGCACCATTGTCAGAGGCTGGGACAGGGCACATGAAAGCGGCCAGCTCCTGTCAACTTATTCACTTACAAGGGAGAATGCTTGGAAAGGTTGCGTTGGTTGAAACCACTGAGGAGCACCACCCTGGGGATTCCATATTTTCACTCTGTTCTTAGTCCCAGGAGCGACAGGTAATCGAGAATGTTTGTGAACTCTATCCAtatcccctcccccacctgccaaATAAcctgttaaaaacaaagaaggcATAGAATAGAAATGAATTGCAAAAGTTACATTGTGGGAGGTTATTTCATTGCTATGGTGCAATTTCGTTTTGGAATCAGTTTTGAGAAATGggctagaatttttaaaagttattatttttggaCCGTCTTTGTATTACACTGTGCTCAGCCCTTTAGGGATGCcaagaaatatctttattttacggGTAAGGAAGTGCTGTTATGAGGCTAAATCACGTGGCCAAGTTTCCTCAGCTAGTGAGTGCTGGGTTAGGACTGAAAACCATGTCTCAGTCCAAAGTCCTTGTTCCTAAATATCATCAAGTTTTATTTTGAGGAATTGTGAGCCAAAGGGAGAGAGCACTctagttcctttttgctttcaacACCAAACTTTTAGGTTCTGGAAGTCCAGGCACCTACTGTAATGTCCAGGActacacgtgcatgcacacatatgtgtatgtgtaggcACACCATTCCTACACGCTTCATGTTCCTTTTCACATTCCACACACACCCTCCATATAACCTCACCACCCTCACATCCTCCACCTCTGCTCCCATCCCTCCCTGTCCTTATCACACACATCCTTTCGACACATAGGCATCAACTACATAGTGCAAAATGGGAATAACGCTCTATCTTTGCTTTTATAaccttcccccagcccccatgAAACCATAGGAGTGTTGGACAGTCCACAGCTTCTGAATCTAGTACTTGATCCTACTGACTTGATGACTCCAGCACTCATGTTTAACCCACTAAGGCTCATACATTTTCATTATATACTAAGAACTTGCCTTTTAACAGGAATTGAGGACTTAGGAACATCGGCAGAAACCTATAAGACAGGTCATCCACATCAGCCAGAATCTGAGTCCACAGAGTTATGCCATTTAGACACTTAACTGATAGCCCTTACATCTTCAGAACAATGACACAGGTTCAACCCACGCCAGGGCACCTCCTACACTGAGAGCCACGGGAGAAGGAGGCCCTGCTTATACAAGGGCAAAAGTCTCTTTTTAGCCTTGTTCCAGAAGTCTAGAGCTGTTCCTTGTTTTAGTTTCAGTGATTTgccttaaaaatgcaaatctttcCTGGCAATGTACATCAAATTGTAAACTAGTTGTTCTTGCTGGAGGTAAACATCGTCTCACTCATTTAGAACCTCTTTTTTGAAATGCACAACCTGGTTGCATCCTTGTGGATTGGCAATGGGGGTATGAGAGCTGTATCAGAATATTTGAGGCTATGGGAGATGCAGATTGAAAACTTCTAGGAAACTCAAATTATTCCACCCCCTCCAGTACAAAGTTTCATTAATTCTTTAGCATTATAATAGATCACTTACTGTGTTAGCTACTAAAGGCTGACTAAAGAAGGCTCCTGTGAAGGTGAGTATATTTTGGGGCCAAGGGTCTGGAGAAGAATCAAGAAAGGGTCAGAGTTCTTCTGGAATGAGGATGCCAAGGCTAATATTCAAAACACAGTCATATGCACCTCTAGAATAAGACtaaagattttgtttgtttgtttttgtctgtttattttctgGGGAAGGGAAGTTGGAAGGCAGGGTGAGCCAGAAGGGGGAAAGAGTAGACAACCTCCCTTGTAGAGAGAAGTGTCCATTCTCCTTGTAAGGCAGCTCCAGGGCTCACAGTCATCACCATCGATATTGAAGCCGGTGCAGATAATCCCAATCAGGTGGTTTTCCTGTTTTAACAACAGGAATGGTTTGGCATGGCCATAGTGCTGAAGCAGGGTTTGAAGTCCCCAGTCATCACAGACATTGCGCCTTTGTTGCTGGGCCTCGAAGTCATACCAGTAATCCTGGTGCTATTTGAGTGAGTTCAGGCTATTGTAACAAAATCCCATCAATTGGGTAGCTTATAAACCGTcaattgaaatttatttctcacagttctggggactgggaagtccaagaacaaaGGTGCGTGCAGATTTGGTGTCCGGTGAGAGACCACTTCATAGACAGGaccctctccctgtgtcctcacttggTGGAAGGGTTGAGggatctctctgtctctatgttaTAAAGTCACTAATCCCAATCAGGAcaactctgccctcatgacctaatcatcttcCAAAGGCCTTActtcctaatatcatcacattgggggttgggatttcaacatataaattttggggcaACACAGACGTTCAGACCATAGCGATGCTTGCAGGTGGAATGCCAGTTGTGGTAAATGCTCATTCCAAGAGCTTCTGAGCTGCCAGAGGACAATGGAAAGGCACTGACAGATTGAAGAATGGGGGAGATGCTGCAAAGGAAGTCTGGACTGGGGGAAATGAAACCTGGAGAAGACTTTGAAGGTCATCTACTCCAGTGGTTTCTAaccattgtttttaaatataatggttagtttaaaataaccattatttaaaaattaaataaatataattaaatttattattaaacagCCTTGAaacattctttaaataaaaatttaaagtgaaaCCCAATAGTTATATGTCATATAATACTGTTTTGGTCAACGAAAAACCACAGAAACAATAgcagtcccataagattataatactgtaattttgctgtaccttttctatgtttagatacacaaatactattgTGTTAAGCCacatacagtaacatgctgtacaggtttgtacctaggagcaataggctataccatatagcctgggTGTGTAATAGGCAATACCATCTAGGTTTACGTAAGTACATTCTGTGATGTTTGCAGAACAGATTGCCTAATGATGTATTTTTCAGATTGCAACCTGGTCATAAAGGGATACATGAATGTATATACAATTGACAAAAAGGGAGCTCCTCTGGTCTCAGTAGTAAAGGAGAGCATGGGGCTCCATCTGCTGACCTCTTTCTTCCCCCCACTCCCAATTCCCCTTCACAGTGGTCccttttaaaaacttcttggaaTCATTGCATGTAACAGACTAGGAAACAGAGACTCAAAGAAGTGAAGCGGCCTGTCTAAGGTCACAGAACCAAGATATGACAGAGTTTTGACCAGTATGGCTTTCAAATCTAAAGCAACGGAGTGGCAGGGAAGACTATTGTTTCCTACTTCACATTGAATGTTGGGTCAATCCAATTTCTAGTGGTTGTTGGCATCACACACATGCAGTTCACTAAGTGTATTTGGCTGTTCCCTATTTGGAGGAGGGATCCCCTGATAGGTGATCACTTTCCAGGTCCTAAGTGGGGAATGAGAGAGTGAGGGCCAAGATCCCCCTTCGGCTCTGCTCTTGCAGTTAGCTTTACTTACCTAATGTAGTCTttgctctttctctccttccatcCCTCTCTTAACCCTTCTTTCACAGGATTCCCTGACACTAGAATAGACAAACTTTCACTTCTTTCAAGTCTAGCCCTTAATGTTCtaaaggggaaaataaagtaatttatacaGTCCTTTATAATGACAATTGCCTGGCTTGGAATGTTATTGTCTTGCTATAAAATCCTATTTTTTGAATGTCAGATGCACTTTATATTCCTTCCAGAGCATCCTAATTATGCCTTACACCcaattccaaaaaaataaaaataagtaactcAAGCATCACGTactcagaaagacagaaaagaaattttaaataattttagaatattttccattCCTAAAAATACTTaactgtattattttcatttttgggaCATAAGCAAGGTAGCCATTATCTTTTGAgccatattcattttttttcctcaaatgagGTACAGAAATGGCCTATCTGTTTTTGCTTCCTTTGGATTGGGTGGATATAGAGATGATATTGATTCTATTTACAAAATTGACCTCTCTCTCTGGCAGGTTTCTCAGAACTCTGTTGCTTATTcgcatgggattttttttttctctttaaggaCCATTATTTAATATCTAACATAGAATTCAGAGATGAAAGTTGGTTCTCTGTCAGGAAGTACAGCCAGAGAAGACCCCAGGCAGAGACACAGGAATCTTTTGGTATTTATGAGAAGCCAGCTGGGTCTGAGAGTGGAAGCAACATGGCTCATATCTTGCCAATCCATCCCCTGTAGTCAacacaattgaaaaaataaagggGGTTTAGACTTTTTTTCAGAATACAATTTGCCACTTTTCCTTGTCGGAGCTGCGGCCTAGGAAATACACTTCTACATGTTAATGTACAGTTTCCTTGTCTTGGGTCTGTGGATGGATATTATGACCTTCCACTCCCAGGCTGGACATGTTGGTGGAAGTGGGTAGAGtagcagcagaagcagcaaatGTCCCAACAAACTATTTAACTAGTTATTATTGGAACACCTGTGAGCTCTGCAAGTCTGTACACTGACCTCAGAGTTCCCAGGATGCCAGCATACACAGACAAGCTTAGTATTCCCTTGagttaactgtttttttttttttaatgctcttcATTAGGAAATGATGCTGATCAGCTGGGGCAACCttctgggaggtggtggtggtggtggtggtgatggaggatGTGGAGAGGGGAGGAATGGGTGGAGCCTATCATGGAACGTCTCATCTCCTATATGCTTAGAGTAGGTTCTGAAGATAAAAACCTCTTTCAATCTGTGGGCAGTGTCTTAAGTTCACGAACTGGGTATCTGTATTAGTTTGGGCTCCTTGCAGATCAGACCATGAGCCAAGGATTAGGTCTAAGTATATTTGAAATGCTATGCCAGGAAGTACTCTGAGGGAATGGGCGAGGGAGCTGGAAAGGGAGGAAAGCCAAAGAATTTTGTTGTTGAATTTACTGCTATGAACTGATGGGTCTCAATCTCATTGAGGACACTCTGAGAAGCTGTGTGGAACACATCTCAGAATTACCTCATTAAGGGACAAGGAAGCTGTGATATATAGCCACCAAATTCTTCTATTCTTCATTCTCCTGATGGTTGAGGACATCAGGAGAAATTGTGAATGAGTTTGAAATGGGCACCAAAAGATTAATGGAGGTCTCACCTAGCTCATCTATCCAGGTGAGCTCCACCTTTCATTGTCCTTGAGTTATTTTACAACTCTTTGAGTTGTAGAAAATAGATAGCAATGTAAATGATTTTTGCCCATAGGAATGTAGTGAATATGACTGACTGTTATCCAGTGGATAGTGACCAGTTTTGTACCTGTTATGGTACCAAAATTCATTTTGAGGCTTGGTCCCCAGTGTAATGGCATTGAAGGGTGGTAGGGAACTTTAAGAGGCATTTGGGTCATGAGGGATCAGTTGTCAAGAAGAGATTAATGCAGTTCTTTGGAGGTGAGttctcactatcatgagactgAATTAGTTACTGCAAGAGTGGGTTGTTACAAAGAGAGATTGccctttgtgttttctttctcttttgcaaGCACCTGCTCACCACTCTCACATGTGATCCCACCACGTTATGACACAGCACGTGGCCCTTGTCAGATACAACTACCCAATCTTGAACTTCACAGcttccagaaatgtaagaaataaattccttttctttacaaattagcCAGTAtcaagtattctgttacagcaacagaaaatagaccaagatagcatttatttataaattcatgtCAGGATTCTCCTTCTAGATATATGTGTGCCATTTTGAGTTCTCCTTTGAGCTGGTTGTAACATCTTAACAGTCCCCTCATCAAGCaatgagttaaataaatttgtaaatactcattcattttatttttgtatgaaaGTCATCATTTTACCTTTTGggagaaaattatcttttaacaaGGGTACACTCTTAGGGTTGGTTCTCTGTCAGGAAGTGCAGCCAGAGAAGACCCCAGGCAGAGACACAGGAATCTTTTGGTGTTTATGAGCAACATCTGAAAGTGATCTTTTGAATATGCCAAGCAGATATGAGTGGGGACCAAAAATGTCTGCTATGGAGTCTTAGCAAAACTTCTCAAGAGAGCACCTTCTCCACCTCCCCAGACCCAAATTCATACCTGCTGTGCACCTCCCCTCAACTGTCACTTTTCAACAAAGTTACCTTggattgtgaaataaaatgttatgattTTTCAGATATCTTTCTTAGCCACATACATTTGCGTTGTCAAAAGTAGAAAATCTTTTACGAAAGAAAGGCTCCAGAAGGTAAGGGCCATATAAACCAGGTTGTTGTCTGCTCATTGCTGTGCTCCTAATAGCTATAGTGGGTGCTTAACAAGTATTTTTCTGAACACTGTGGCATGAGGTGATCTCTATCAAAGACAACTGGAAAATTTTGGCTTTTTCTATAAAAAAGGGAAGTAGAACTCTTTAAAACCAGTGAGTAATATTAAATGGC from Rhinopithecus roxellana isolate Shanxi Qingling chromosome 18, ASM756505v1, whole genome shotgun sequence carries:
- the STOML3 gene encoding stomatin-like protein 3, which encodes MCLKIIKEYERAVVFRLGRIQADKAKGPGLILVLPCIDVFVKVDLRTITCNIPPQEILTRDSVTTQVDGVVYYRIYSAVSAVANVNDVHQATFLLAQTTLRNVLGTQTLSQILAGREEIAHSIQTLLDDATDLWGIRVARVEIKDVRIPVQLQRSMAAEAEATREARAKVLAAEGEMNASKSLKSASMVLAESPIALQLRYLQTLSTVATEKNSTIVFPLPMNILEGIGGVSYDNHKKLPNKARGPLATGSQLLHREWYLFLRRSQQLETERIPTLFM